The following proteins are encoded in a genomic region of Musa acuminata AAA Group cultivar baxijiao chromosome BXJ2-11, Cavendish_Baxijiao_AAA, whole genome shotgun sequence:
- the LOC135626813 gene encoding sugar transport protein MST4-like, with product MPAMVMSNAGPGGAKKFEGRITIYVVICGIIAATGGLMFGYDIGISGGVTSMDDFLEEFFPAVFERKHKAKEDNYCKFDNQNLQLFTSSLYLAALVASFVASKICTKHGRKLTMQAASIFFLVGVILNAAAVNIAMLIIGRILLGVGVGFANQAVPLFLSEIAPVHVRGALNILFQLDVTIGIFVANIVNYLVSNIHPWGWRLALGLAGVPAMMLCLGSMVIAETPTSLIEREMLMEGLAMLKKIRGTDNVDAEYEEILHACEMARQVKQPFKNLMKRSSRPQLVIAIVMQVFQQFTGINAIMFYAPVLFQTIGFKNDASLLSAVITGIVNVLSTVVSVVLVDKVGRRFLLLEACGQMLITQVAIGGILLVNLKATNELGHGVAVWVVVLVCLFVSSFAWSWGPLGWLIPSETFPLATRTAGYAFAVSSNMLFTFVIAQAFLSMMCHLRAGIFFFFGAWIVVMGLFVIFLLPETKNVPIDEMTEKVWKQHWFWKRFMDEEEDKKHSV from the exons ATGCCGGCAATGGTGATGTCAAATGCGGGGCCTGGTGGTGCAAAGAAATTTGAGGGAAGGATCACAATATATGTTGTAATCTGTGGAATAATTGCAGCCACGGGAGGCCTCATGTTTGGTTATGACATTGGGATATCAG GGGGAGTGACATCTATGGATGACTTCTTGGAGGAGTTCTTCCCTGCGGTCTTTGAGAGGAAGCACAAAGCCAAGGAAGACAACTATTGCAAGTTTGATAACCAAAACCTTCAGCTTTTCACTTCATCATTGTACCTTGCTGCCTTGGTAGCCAGCTTCGTAGCTTCGAAGATTTGCACGAAACATGGCCGGAAGCTCACTATGCAAGCAGCATCaatattcttcttggttggtgtCATCCTGAACGCAGCTGCTGTGAACATTGCCATGCTGATCATCGGAAGGATTCTCCTCGGAGTTGGTGTTGGATTTGCCAATCAG GCAGTTCCTCTATTCTTGTCGGAGATCGCACCAGTTCACGTCCGTGGAGCCTTAAACATCCTCTTCCAACTTGACGTGACCATCGGGATCTTTGTGGCGAACATTGTAAACTACTTGGTGTCCAATATCCACCCCTGGGGGTGGAGACTTGCGCTTGGCTTGGCTGGAGTGCCGGCGATGATGCTTTGCTTGGGCTCCATGGTGATTGCGGAGACCCCGACGAGCCTCATCGAGCGTGAGATGCTTATGGAAGGCTTGGCCATGTTGAAGAAGATCCGGGGGACCGACAATGTCGATGCAGAGTATGAGGAAATACTACACGCCTGCGAGATGGCACGACAGGTGAAGCAACCTTTCAAGAATCTCATGAAGAGAAGTAGCCGACCGCAATTGGTTATTGCCATCGTGATGCAAGTCTTCCAGCAGTTCACTGGGATCAACGCCATCATGTTCTATGCACCAGTCCTCTTTCAGACCATCGGATTTAAGAATGATGCTTCACTTCTTTCTGCGGTCATCACGGGGATCGTCAATGTTCTGTCTACCGTCGTATCAGTGGTCTTAGTGGACAAAGTCGGGAGGAGATTCCTGCTTCTTGAAGCTTGTGGCCAGATGTTGATCACACAG GTGGCTATTGGAGGCATTTTGCTTGTGAATTTGAAAGCAACCAATGAGCTGGGACACGGAGtggcagtttgggtggtggtgctCGTGTGCCTATTCGTTTCGAGCTTTGCTTGGTCTTGGGGTCCACTTGGCTGGTTGATTCCTAGTGAAACTTTCCCCCTGGCGACGAGGACCGCCGGCTATGCCTTTGCTGTCAGCTCCAACATGCTTTTCACCTTTGTCATTGCCCAAGCTTTCCTATCTATGATGTGTCATCTACGTGCcgggatcttcttcttctttggtgcatgGATTGTGGTGATGGGTCTGTTCGTCATCTTCTTATTGCCCGAGACCAAGAACGTGCCGATCGATGAAATGACCGAGAAGGTTTGGAAGCAACATTGGTTCTGGAAGAGATTCATGGATGAGGAAGAAGACAAAAAACACTCCGTCTAA